Proteins encoded in a region of the Salipiger sp. CCB-MM3 genome:
- a CDS encoding lysophospholipid acyltransferase family protein: MSDPTWRGAEPPVIPLGWADYLRAGLRAVLVGAALLVGIVAKLLVLVGERLLCGGRRIWSPFVTQLTCRLVLLILRLRHEVRGPRMGGRGAYVANHSSWLDIFVLNARRNVLFVSKAEVAGWPGIGLLAKLTGTVFIRRDRREAAAQSGVIETRLAAGDRLLFFPEGTSTDGLRVLPFKTTLFEAFLSEGVKADLQLQPVTVVYHAPPEMAPAFYGWWGDMALAPHLLRVLGARRQGRVEVIYHAPLKASDFAGRKPLARAAEARLRAAHPFAE, encoded by the coding sequence GTGAGCGATCCGACTTGGCGCGGAGCGGAGCCGCCGGTGATCCCGCTGGGCTGGGCCGACTATCTGCGCGCGGGGCTGCGCGCTGTGCTGGTCGGCGCGGCGCTGCTGGTGGGGATCGTGGCCAAGCTTTTGGTTCTGGTCGGCGAGCGGCTGCTGTGCGGCGGGCGGCGCATCTGGTCGCCGTTTGTCACGCAGCTGACCTGCCGCTTGGTGCTGCTGATCCTCAGGCTGCGGCATGAGGTGCGCGGGCCGCGGATGGGCGGGCGCGGGGCCTATGTTGCCAATCATTCGTCATGGCTCGACATCTTCGTGCTCAACGCGCGGCGCAATGTGCTTTTCGTCTCGAAGGCCGAGGTGGCGGGCTGGCCGGGCATCGGGCTTTTGGCCAAACTCACCGGCACGGTGTTCATCCGGCGTGACCGGCGCGAGGCGGCGGCGCAGAGCGGCGTGATCGAGACGCGGCTTGCTGCGGGCGATCGGCTGCTATTCTTTCCCGAGGGAACCTCGACAGACGGACTGCGTGTTTTGCCATTTAAAACAACGCTTTTCGAGGCATTCCTGTCGGAAGGTGTGAAGGCGGATCTGCAGCTGCAGCCGGTGACCGTGGTCTATCATGCGCCGCCGGAAATGGCGCCTGCGTTCTACGGATGGTGGGGGGATATGGCGCTGGCGCCGCATCTTCTGCGGGTCTTGGGCGCGCGCCGTCAGGGCCGGGTCGAGGTGATCTATCACGCGCCGCTCAAGGCGTCTGATTTCGCCGGGCGAAAGCCGCTGGCGCGCGCGGCAGAAGCGCGGCTGCGGGCCGCGCATCCCTTTGCTGAGTAA
- a CDS encoding histidine phosphotransferase family protein — protein sequence MEDRNAKLATLVASRLCHDLVSPVGAIANGLELLALSGDMMDRPELALINDSCNAARARINLFRLAFGNAEGEQMIGPSEAARLLRDYCAGGRLTPDWRRISDAPRPEVQLAMLAFLCCESALPLGGQIEIAEHEGGWRITGTGPRIGHDPALWALLGAPGALPGVSGAQVHFPMLAALAARSGRRIEVTAGDAAVTLDLV from the coding sequence ATGGAAGATCGTAACGCCAAACTCGCGACGCTGGTAGCCTCGCGCCTCTGCCATGATCTGGTCAGCCCGGTCGGCGCCATCGCCAATGGGCTCGAGCTTCTGGCGCTGTCGGGCGATATGATGGACCGCCCCGAGCTTGCGCTGATAAACGACAGTTGCAACGCCGCCCGCGCGCGGATCAACCTGTTTCGCCTCGCCTTTGGCAATGCCGAGGGCGAGCAGATGATCGGCCCTTCCGAGGCGGCCCGGCTGCTGCGCGATTATTGCGCGGGCGGGCGGCTCACCCCCGACTGGCGGCGGATCAGCGATGCGCCGCGCCCCGAGGTGCAACTGGCGATGCTGGCGTTTCTGTGCTGCGAAAGCGCGCTGCCGCTCGGTGGTCAGATCGAGATCGCCGAACATGAGGGCGGATGGCGGATCACCGGCACCGGCCCGCGCATCGGCCATGACCCGGCGCTCTGGGCTTTGCTCGGGGCACCCGGCGCGCTGCCCGGCGTGTCCGGCGCGCAGGTGCATTTCCCGATGCTGGCCGCGCTCGCCGCACGCAGCGGCCGCCGGATAGAGGTGACCGCGGGCGATGCTGCGGTCACGCTCGATCTTGTCTGA
- a CDS encoding LytTR family DNA-binding domain-containing protein yields the protein MITDIYNSPRGAGAVLFEELDLRDIVWQRQSYTVAGHLLHYSQRRTWRYLSIVLVALVASDPLGLGGELPFPAYLLAWVLGMCCYLAAQVSLMLGAAALRRLLPRLPVYAPLISLLALVPALALLDIGLNSFAAVSIRPFLADRLAYLWITVVMLETIFLRFVVTWDAGPEASRATWHALHDGLAATEQAADSTPPTAEQTLPPATQPAVTDPNQAPGASRILLIGSQPVAMDDLICLEARQHHVLARHSGGTLSQRARLSDIVAQTRPEEGLQPHRSWWVAAHALCHLERQDGKPVLRLTDGTLVPVARGRMGDVERWLEARLRRAA from the coding sequence ATGATTACGGATATCTACAATAGTCCACGCGGGGCCGGCGCAGTGCTTTTCGAGGAATTGGACCTGCGCGATATCGTGTGGCAACGGCAGAGCTACACGGTCGCGGGGCATCTGCTGCATTACAGCCAGAGGCGGACGTGGCGATATCTGTCAATTGTTCTGGTGGCCCTCGTCGCGTCCGATCCATTGGGGCTTGGCGGCGAATTGCCCTTTCCCGCCTACCTGCTGGCATGGGTGCTGGGCATGTGCTGCTACCTTGCGGCACAGGTCTCGCTGATGCTTGGGGCGGCGGCGCTGCGGCGTCTCCTCCCCCGCCTGCCGGTCTATGCGCCGCTGATCTCGCTGCTGGCGCTTGTGCCGGCGCTAGCGCTGCTCGACATTGGGCTCAACAGTTTCGCCGCGGTCTCGATCAGGCCGTTCCTTGCCGACCGTCTGGCGTATCTTTGGATCACTGTGGTGATGCTCGAGACGATCTTTCTGAGGTTCGTCGTCACGTGGGACGCAGGCCCCGAAGCCTCCCGCGCCACATGGCACGCCCTCCACGACGGTCTCGCCGCGACCGAGCAGGCCGCCGACAGCACGCCGCCGACCGCCGAGCAGACCCTGCCCCCTGCCACCCAGCCCGCCGTCACAGACCCAAACCAAGCGCCTGGCGCCAGCCGCATCCTGCTGATCGGATCACAGCCCGTCGCCATGGACGATCTGATCTGCCTTGAAGCGCGGCAACACCATGTGCTTGCACGCCATAGCGGCGGAACGCTTAGCCAGCGGGCACGGCTTTCGGACATCGTGGCGCAAACCCGCCCCGAGGAGGGGCTGCAGCCGCATCGCTCTTGGTGGGTGGCGGCGCATGCGCTATGCCATTTGGAGCGGCAGGACGGAAAACCTGTCCTGCGGCTGACGGATGGCACGCTGGTGCCGGTGGCGCGCGGACGCATGGGCGATGTGGAGCGCTGGCTGGAGGCCCGGCTGCGCAGGGCGGCATGA
- a CDS encoding GNAT family N-acetyltransferase, which yields MSFEPTVIETARLRISLACAADAAALRGYHLRNAAHLGPWEPLREAGYHGATEWEARAAAALEQAVDGTQYQFVARFQGADGQGEIIARANFSNVIRGAFDACTLGYSVDARHEGQGVMTEMLEALIPHVFGELGLHRIMAAHLPENTRSAALLARLGFEVEGHARDYLRIAGRWRDHVLTAKISD from the coding sequence ATGAGTTTCGAGCCAACCGTCATTGAAACCGCCCGTCTGCGCATTTCGCTGGCCTGCGCCGCCGATGCCGCGGCGCTGCGCGGCTATCACCTGCGCAATGCCGCGCACCTCGGGCCTTGGGAGCCGCTGCGCGAGGCGGGATATCACGGGGCGACGGAATGGGAGGCGCGCGCCGCCGCCGCTCTCGAGCAGGCGGTGGATGGGACGCAGTATCAGTTCGTTGCGCGATTTCAGGGCGCGGACGGACAGGGAGAGATCATCGCGCGGGCAAATTTCTCGAATGTGATCCGCGGCGCTTTCGACGCCTGCACTCTCGGCTACTCGGTGGATGCGCGGCACGAGGGGCAGGGCGTGATGACCGAGATGCTGGAGGCATTGATTCCCCACGTCTTTGGCGAGCTTGGTCTGCACCGCATCATGGCGGCGCATCTGCCCGAGAACACCCGCAGCGCGGCGCTGCTGGCACGGCTCGGTTTCGAGGTCGAGGGCCACGCGCGGGACTATCTGCGGATCGCCGGGCGCTGGCGCGATCACGTGCTGACCGCAAAGATCAGCGACTGA
- a CDS encoding thiamine phosphate synthase yields MAEADQPQLYLVTPPEFDLSSFPDQLASVLEAEEFACIRLSLATRDEDRLQRAADAVREVAHRFDIALVIDTHVVLAQRLGLDGVHLTDGSRSVRAARKELGADAIVGAFCGSSRHDGMNAGEAGADYVSFGPLSGTALGDGTLADFEVFEWWSQMIELPVVAEGGLTPELVAKLAPVTDFFSIGEEIWNAEDPVAALRELTAAIR; encoded by the coding sequence ATGGCCGAAGCAGACCAGCCTCAGCTCTATCTCGTCACCCCGCCCGAGTTCGATCTCTCGAGCTTCCCCGACCAGCTCGCCTCGGTGCTCGAGGCCGAGGAGTTCGCCTGCATCCGCCTGTCGCTCGCCACGCGCGACGAGGACCGGCTGCAGCGCGCCGCCGATGCGGTGCGCGAGGTGGCGCATCGCTTCGACATCGCGCTGGTGATCGACACCCATGTGGTGCTCGCACAGCGGCTGGGGCTCGACGGGGTGCATCTCACCGACGGCTCGCGCTCGGTGCGCGCCGCGCGCAAGGAATTGGGCGCGGACGCCATCGTCGGCGCGTTCTGCGGCAGCTCGCGCCATGACGGCATGAACGCGGGCGAAGCCGGGGCCGATTACGTCTCCTTCGGCCCGCTCAGCGGCACAGCGCTCGGCGACGGCACGCTGGCCGATTTCGAGGTCTTCGAATGGTGGTCGCAGATGATCGAACTGCCGGTGGTGGCCGAGGGCGGGCTGACGCCCGAGCTGGTCGCCAAACTGGCACCGGTCACCGACTTCTTCTCGATCGGTGAAGAGATCTGGAACGCCGAAGACCCGGTTGCCGCGCTGCGTGAGCTGACCGCCGCAATACGCTGA
- the obgE gene encoding GTPase ObgE, producing the protein MKFLDLCKVYIRSGQGGKGCTSFRREKYIEYGGPDGGDGGRGGDVWAEAVDGLNTLIDFRYQQHFFAGNGVPGMGRQRTGADGDDIVLRVPVGTEILDEDEETVIADLTELGQRVLLAKGGNGGWGNLHFKTSTNQAPRRANPGQPGIERTIWLRLKLIADVGLLGLPNAGKSTFLAATSNARPKIADYPFTTLHPNLGVVGVDGKEFVVADIPGLIEGAHEGRGLGDLFLGHVERCAVLLHLVDGTSGTLLEDWQTIINEIEAYGEGLADKPRVTVLNKIDALDDEERVFLREELEEKCGTKVMLMSGAAGEGVTEVLRALRAHIDDNRLREAPEEDTQWQP; encoded by the coding sequence ATGAAATTCCTCGATCTTTGCAAGGTCTACATCCGATCCGGTCAGGGCGGCAAAGGCTGCACCTCGTTCCGGCGCGAGAAATACATCGAATACGGTGGGCCCGACGGCGGCGATGGCGGTCGCGGCGGCGATGTCTGGGCCGAGGCGGTAGACGGGCTCAACACGCTCATCGACTTCCGCTACCAGCAGCATTTCTTCGCTGGCAACGGCGTGCCGGGCATGGGCCGCCAGCGCACCGGCGCCGATGGCGACGACATCGTGCTGCGTGTCCCCGTGGGGACAGAGATCCTCGACGAGGACGAAGAGACGGTGATCGCCGATCTCACCGAACTGGGTCAGCGCGTGCTGCTGGCCAAGGGCGGCAACGGCGGCTGGGGCAACCTGCACTTCAAGACCTCGACCAATCAGGCGCCACGCCGCGCCAACCCCGGCCAGCCGGGGATCGAGCGCACCATCTGGCTGCGCCTGAAACTCATCGCCGACGTCGGCCTGCTGGGTCTGCCCAACGCGGGCAAATCGACCTTCCTCGCCGCGACCTCGAACGCGCGCCCGAAGATTGCCGACTACCCGTTCACCACGCTGCACCCGAACCTCGGGGTGGTGGGTGTCGACGGCAAGGAATTCGTCGTCGCCGACATTCCCGGCCTGATCGAAGGCGCACACGAAGGCCGCGGCCTTGGCGATCTCTTCCTCGGCCATGTCGAGCGCTGCGCCGTGCTGCTGCATCTGGTGGATGGCACCTCGGGAACGCTGCTCGAGGACTGGCAGACGATCATCAACGAGATCGAAGCCTATGGCGAAGGGCTTGCCGACAAGCCCCGCGTCACCGTGCTCAACAAGATCGACGCGCTGGACGACGAAGAACGCGTCTTCCTGCGCGAAGAACTCGAAGAGAAATGCGGCACGAAGGTGATGCTCATGTCGGGCGCCGCCGGTGAGGGCGTGACCGAAGTGCTGCGTGCCCTGCGCGCCCATATCGACGACAACCGCCTGCGCGAAGCGCCCGAGGAAGACACCCAATGGCAACCCTGA
- a CDS encoding SUF system Fe-S cluster assembly protein has protein sequence MTDAPLEGAPLIAPSSTDHPLYDSVVEACRTVFDPEIPVNIYDLGLIYTIDIAEGGEVKVTMTLTAPGCPVAGEMPGWVQDAVASVPGVKDVDVDMVFDPPWGMDMMSDEARLELGFM, from the coding sequence ATGACCGACGCACCGCTTGAAGGCGCCCCGCTGATCGCGCCCTCCAGCACTGACCATCCGCTTTACGATTCGGTCGTCGAGGCCTGTCGCACGGTGTTCGACCCCGAAATCCCGGTGAACATCTACGATCTGGGCCTGATCTACACGATCGACATCGCCGAGGGCGGCGAGGTGAAGGTCACCATGACGCTCACCGCGCCGGGCTGTCCGGTGGCGGGCGAGATGCCGGGCTGGGTTCAGGATGCCGTGGCCTCGGTGCCCGGCGTCAAGGATGTGGATGTGGACATGGTCTTCGATCCGCCGTGGGGCATGGACATGATGTCCGACGAAGCGCGGCTCGAACTGGGCTTCATGTAA
- the proB gene encoding glutamate 5-kinase produces MATLSEARRLVVKIGSALLVDKHSGDLRRDWLASMAADVARVKARGTDVVLVSSGSIALGRGILKLPPVALPLEQSQAAAAAGQIRLARAWEEALEPHGLITAQVLVTLEDSASRRRYLNSRATMETLLGFGTVPIVNENDTVATDEIRYGDNDRLAAQVAVTVGADQLILLSDVDGFYTANPAQDPKARRYEVIHDITPEIEAMAGDAGSGLSKGGMKTKLMAAKTATAAGCAMAITEGSVLHPLSALEGGANATWFTPQTDPHAARKAWILSMKPCGVLTLDEGAAEALAHGKSLLPVGVTRAEGAFGRGDPVMIRDSAGRTLGQGLTRYTADEAQAIIGHHSSEIEQVLGYPGRAVLIHRDDMAL; encoded by the coding sequence ATGGCAACCCTGAGCGAGGCGCGCCGCCTCGTTGTAAAGATCGGCTCGGCCCTTTTGGTCGACAAACATAGCGGCGATCTGCGCCGCGACTGGCTCGCCTCCATGGCCGCCGATGTGGCGCGGGTGAAGGCGCGCGGCACCGATGTGGTGCTGGTCTCCTCAGGCTCGATTGCGCTGGGGCGCGGCATCCTGAAACTGCCGCCCGTGGCGCTGCCGCTGGAACAGAGTCAGGCCGCCGCGGCTGCGGGGCAGATCCGCCTTGCCCGCGCATGGGAAGAAGCGTTGGAGCCGCATGGGCTCATCACCGCGCAAGTGCTTGTCACGCTTGAGGATTCCGCCTCGCGTCGGCGCTATCTCAACTCCCGCGCGACGATGGAAACGCTGCTTGGTTTCGGCACCGTGCCGATCGTCAATGAAAATGACACCGTCGCCACGGATGAGATTCGCTACGGCGACAACGACCGTCTGGCGGCGCAGGTGGCGGTCACCGTGGGCGCGGATCAGCTGATCCTTCTGTCGGATGTGGACGGCTTTTACACCGCCAACCCGGCGCAGGACCCCAAGGCGCGGCGCTACGAGGTGATCCACGACATCACCCCCGAGATCGAGGCGATGGCCGGCGACGCCGGTTCGGGCCTGTCGAAGGGCGGGATGAAGACCAAGCTCATGGCCGCCAAGACCGCCACCGCGGCGGGCTGCGCCATGGCGATCACCGAAGGCTCGGTGCTGCACCCGCTCAGCGCGCTGGAGGGCGGCGCCAACGCCACATGGTTCACGCCGCAGACCGACCCGCATGCGGCGCGCAAAGCGTGGATCCTGTCGATGAAACCCTGCGGCGTGCTGACCCTCGACGAGGGCGCCGCCGAGGCGCTGGCGCATGGCAAATCGCTGCTGCCGGTTGGGGTCACCCGCGCTGAGGGCGCCTTTGGCCGCGGCGATCCGGTGATGATCCGCGATAGCGCAGGGCGCACGCTGGGGCAGGGGCTGACGCGCTACACCGCCGATGAGGCGCAGGCGATCATCGGCCACCACAGTTCCGAGATCGAACAGGTGCTGGGCTATCCCGGCCGCGCCGTGCTGATCCACCGCGACGATATGGCGCTCTGA
- a CDS encoding glutamate-5-semialdehyde dehydrogenase, whose translation MKDLSDIQAIMTDLGKRAKAAAAELAFTPPERKTEALEAAADAVWARRAEILAANDKDMAFGREKGLSDAMMDRLKLTEERLQGIVTGLRAIAAQEDPVGKVITEWDQPSGLHIKRVRTPLGVIGVIYESRPNVTADAGALCLKAGNAVILRGGSESFHSSGAIHECLVDGLRKAGLPEDAIQLVPTRDRAAVQQLLTMTDYVDVIVPRGGKGLVGLVQREARVPVFAHLEGIVHIYIDKSADPVTALKVVLNAKTRRTGICGAAECLLIHREAMDTVGQGVIRALLDAGVEVRGDSGLQQIDGVVPATEEDWGREYLDKIVAAKLVADEEDAIAHIRRYGSQHTDCILSQDEAAIETFIQRVDSAIVMVNSSTQFADGGEFGMGAEIGIATGKMHARGPVGAEQLTSFKYVVRSEGAVRS comes from the coding sequence ATGAAAGACCTCAGCGATATCCAAGCGATCATGACTGACCTCGGCAAACGTGCCAAGGCCGCCGCCGCGGAGCTCGCCTTTACCCCGCCAGAGCGCAAGACAGAGGCGCTCGAGGCCGCCGCGGATGCGGTCTGGGCGCGCCGCGCCGAGATCCTCGCCGCCAACGACAAGGACATGGCGTTCGGTCGCGAGAAGGGTCTGTCGGACGCGATGATGGACCGTCTGAAGCTGACCGAAGAGCGGCTTCAGGGCATCGTCACCGGTCTGCGCGCGATTGCGGCGCAGGAGGATCCGGTCGGTAAGGTGATCACCGAGTGGGATCAGCCCAGCGGGCTGCACATCAAGCGCGTGCGCACGCCGCTCGGCGTCATTGGCGTGATCTACGAATCCCGCCCCAATGTAACCGCCGACGCCGGGGCGCTCTGCCTCAAGGCAGGCAATGCGGTGATCCTGCGCGGCGGCTCCGAAAGCTTCCACAGCTCCGGCGCGATCCATGAGTGCCTCGTGGACGGGCTGCGCAAGGCGGGCCTGCCCGAGGATGCCATCCAGCTTGTGCCGACGCGCGACCGCGCGGCGGTGCAGCAACTGCTGACCATGACCGACTACGTCGATGTCATCGTGCCGCGCGGCGGCAAGGGGCTCGTCGGGCTGGTGCAGCGCGAGGCGCGGGTGCCGGTCTTTGCCCATCTCGAGGGCATCGTGCACATCTATATCGACAAATCCGCCGATCCGGTCACTGCGCTGAAGGTCGTGCTCAACGCCAAGACCCGGCGCACCGGAATCTGCGGCGCCGCCGAATGCCTGCTGATCCACCGCGAGGCGATGGACACCGTTGGGCAGGGCGTCATTCGGGCGCTGCTCGATGCGGGGGTCGAGGTGCGCGGCGACAGCGGTCTGCAGCAGATCGACGGCGTGGTCCCGGCCACCGAAGAGGACTGGGGGCGCGAGTATCTCGACAAGATCGTCGCCGCCAAGCTCGTGGCCGACGAGGAGGACGCCATCGCACATATCCGCCGCTATGGCTCGCAGCACACCGATTGCATCCTGTCGCAGGACGAGGCGGCGATCGAGACGTTCATCCAGCGGGTCGACAGCGCCATCGTCATGGTCAATTCCTCGACCCAGTTCGCCGATGGCGGCGAGTTTGGCATGGGCGCCGAGATCGGCATCGCCACCGGCAAGATGCACGCGCGCGGTCCGGTGGGGGCCGAGCAGCTGACCAGCTTCAAATATGTGGTGCGCTCGGAGGGCGCGGTGCGCAGCTGA
- a CDS encoding GNAT family N-acetyltransferase, whose amino-acid sequence MALDDRNLTVRLARTQDEIEAAQRLRYEVFVSELGGGGEMVDHARRLERDRFDPFFDHLLLSDARRGGEVVGVYRLLRDDQAKAAGQFYSEDEYDLALLRASGRRLLELGRSCLHPEYRGGPGVMLMWQALAGYVAEHGIEILFGTASFHGTDVQALAHPLSLLHERHLAPEDLRVRSRVFQRMDLLPEAEIDRRRAMVETPALIKGYLRLGGTVGEGAFVDHAFNTTDVCLVMDTERLNAQAASRYTRARR is encoded by the coding sequence ATGGCGCTGGACGACAGGAATTTGACGGTGCGGCTGGCGCGCACGCAAGACGAGATCGAGGCGGCGCAGCGCCTGCGCTACGAGGTCTTTGTCTCGGAACTTGGCGGCGGCGGCGAGATGGTGGATCACGCGCGGCGGCTGGAGCGCGACCGGTTCGATCCCTTCTTCGATCATCTTCTGCTCAGCGACGCACGGCGGGGGGGCGAGGTGGTGGGCGTCTACCGTCTGCTGCGCGACGATCAGGCCAAGGCGGCCGGGCAGTTCTATTCCGAGGATGAATATGATCTGGCGCTGCTGCGCGCCTCTGGCCGGCGGCTGCTGGAGTTGGGGCGCTCGTGCCTGCATCCCGAGTATCGGGGCGGGCCGGGCGTGATGCTGATGTGGCAGGCGTTGGCGGGCTATGTGGCCGAGCATGGGATCGAGATTCTCTTTGGCACCGCGTCGTTCCATGGCACCGATGTGCAGGCGCTGGCGCATCCGCTTTCGCTGCTGCACGAGCGGCATCTGGCGCCCGAAGACCTGCGCGTGCGCAGCCGGGTGTTTCAGCGGATGGACCTGCTGCCCGAGGCCGAGATTGACCGCCGCCGCGCTATGGTCGAAACGCCGGCGCTGATCAAAGGCTATCTGCGGCTTGGCGGGACGGTCGGCGAGGGGGCCTTTGTCGATCATGCTTTCAACACCACCGATGTCTGTCTGGTGATGGATACCGAGCGGCTCAACGCGCAGGCGGCCTCGCGCTACACGCGGGCCCGCCGGTGA
- a CDS encoding DUF3553 domain-containing protein, producing the protein MSDLNAFLEPGMLVQHPDQPDWGIGQVQSNIGGRITVNFREQGKVVLDGERVTLLPVFDA; encoded by the coding sequence ATGAGTGACCTCAACGCGTTTCTCGAGCCGGGGATGCTGGTCCAGCATCCCGACCAACCGGATTGGGGAATAGGGCAGGTGCAATCCAATATCGGGGGCCGTATCACTGTCAATTTCAGGGAGCAGGGCAAGGTCGTGCTCGATGGTGAGCGGGTGACCCTCCTGCCGGTGTTTGACGCCTAG
- a CDS encoding mechanosensitive ion channel family protein, whose protein sequence is MLRLIQFFACALIALSVALPGSGRAQESNPGTWYEVDLVNPGLGSPPQNIDRSTPRSSLESFLFRADAEDWEGAAHMLDLGSIEPGKQAEVGPERAEQFSTLMDRKIMINWYDLRDRPDGVDARTKDAPMAGEPRRSLLLWYVKLGDRPVPIRINRVKGATGEPVWLVSRQTVQALPALAEAYGPTELEKSLPAPLRERAVWGLRWWEVIGLPLVLLLTTAIGVVANQLMSRGMNRTHRDAPYSMLVALRGPLTLALMTLCLSLMTSKVVVFSGRIDTVLSPLIILGFVVAVLWLVINFADVVLNRLVKFDGDELSQMGDGQEQRRNIATRISAARRALIVIVVLVGAGIVISEASVMRSLGISLLASAGTATIILAYAGRNVLTNIMASLQIALNQSARIGDKVLFRGYLCSVERIHFTYVQLRVWTGQRLVVPVVDFVAEPFENWTMQEHFLIREVTLRLSHKADIEALRQRYEEILDGMEMIADRPESRGVYVAKHDVFGQEALFLVPCPDPNIAWSLECEVREKLLAAARELDAEAEAIFPDAAAAQAA, encoded by the coding sequence ATGCTTCGATTGATCCAGTTCTTCGCCTGCGCCCTGATCGCGCTGTCTGTCGCCCTGCCCGGATCGGGTCGGGCGCAGGAGTCTAATCCCGGGACGTGGTACGAGGTTGATCTGGTCAATCCCGGTCTCGGCAGCCCGCCGCAGAACATCGACCGCAGCACCCCGCGCTCCAGCCTCGAAAGCTTCCTCTTCCGCGCCGACGCCGAAGATTGGGAGGGCGCGGCCCATATGCTGGACCTCGGCTCGATCGAGCCGGGCAAGCAGGCGGAAGTGGGGCCCGAGCGCGCCGAGCAGTTCTCTACGCTCATGGATCGCAAGATCATGATCAACTGGTACGATCTGCGCGACCGGCCCGACGGCGTGGATGCAAGGACCAAGGATGCGCCGATGGCGGGCGAGCCGCGCCGCTCGCTGCTGCTGTGGTACGTCAAGCTTGGCGACCGCCCAGTACCGATCCGCATCAACCGGGTGAAGGGCGCGACCGGTGAGCCGGTCTGGCTCGTCTCGCGCCAGACCGTACAGGCGCTGCCCGCGCTGGCCGAGGCCTATGGCCCGACGGAGCTTGAGAAATCCCTGCCCGCCCCGCTGCGCGAACGCGCGGTCTGGGGCCTGCGCTGGTGGGAGGTGATCGGCCTGCCGCTGGTGCTGCTGCTGACCACCGCCATTGGTGTCGTGGCCAATCAGCTGATGTCGCGCGGGATGAACCGCACCCATCGCGACGCGCCCTATTCGATGCTGGTGGCCCTGCGCGGGCCGCTGACGCTGGCCCTGATGACGCTTTGCCTGTCGCTGATGACCAGCAAGGTTGTCGTCTTCTCGGGGCGAATCGACACGGTGCTGTCGCCGCTGATCATCCTCGGCTTTGTCGTCGCGGTGCTTTGGCTGGTGATCAATTTTGCCGATGTGGTGCTCAACCGGCTGGTGAAATTCGACGGTGACGAGCTGTCGCAGATGGGCGACGGGCAAGAGCAGCGCCGCAACATCGCCACAAGAATTTCCGCCGCGCGGCGCGCGCTGATCGTCATCGTCGTCTTGGTTGGCGCGGGCATCGTGATCAGCGAGGCCAGCGTGATGCGCTCGCTCGGCATCTCGCTGCTGGCCTCGGCGGGTACGGCGACGATCATCCTCGCCTACGCCGGGCGCAACGTGCTGACCAATATCATGGCCTCGCTGCAGATCGCGCTGAACCAATCGGCGCGGATCGGCGACAAGGTTCTGTTCCGCGGCTATCTCTGCTCGGTCGAGCGCATCCATTTCACCTATGTGCAGCTGCGCGTCTGGACCGGGCAGCGGCTGGTGGTGCCGGTGGTGGATTTCGTCGCAGAGCCGTTTGAGAACTGGACCATGCAAGAGCATTTCCTGATCCGCGAAGTGACGCTGCGGCTCTCGCACAAAGCCGATATCGAAGCGCTGCGCCAGCGCTACGAGGAGATCCTCGATGGTATGGAGATGATCGCCGACCGCCCCGAGTCGCGCGGGGTTTATGTGGCCAAACACGATGTCTTCGGACAGGAGGCGCTGTTCCTCGTGCCCTGCCCCGATCCCAATATCGCGTGGTCGCTGGAATGCGAGGTCCGCGAGAAACTGCTCGCCGCCGCGCGGGAACTCGACGCCGAGGCCGAGGCGATCTTCCCCGATGCCGCCGCGGCGCAGGCCGCCTGA
- a CDS encoding HesB/IscA family protein, giving the protein MFGIPGKQAVTITPAAVTQVRKLMERDGRAGLRIGVKKGGCAGMEYTMEFVDTAEANDEVVEQDGARVLIAPMAQMFLFGTEIDYQTSLLEAGFKFNNPNVTDACGCGESIKFKDVEELEAERRAAE; this is encoded by the coding sequence ATGTTCGGCATTCCCGGAAAACAGGCAGTCACCATCACCCCGGCCGCGGTGACGCAGGTGCGCAAGCTGATGGAACGCGACGGTCGCGCCGGTCTGCGCATCGGCGTGAAGAAAGGCGGCTGCGCGGGCATGGAATACACCATGGAGTTCGTCGACACCGCCGAGGCCAATGACGAAGTGGTCGAGCAGGACGGCGCGCGGGTGCTGATCGCCCCGATGGCGCAGATGTTCCTTTTCGGCACCGAGATCGATTACCAGACCTCGCTGCTCGAGGCGGGGTTCAAGTTCAACAACCCCAATGTCACCGATGCCTGTGGCTGCGGCGAATCGATCAAATTCAAAGACGTCGAAGAGCTCGAAGCCGAGCGCCGCGCCGCCGAGTAA